From the Leptospira sp. WS60.C2 genome, one window contains:
- a CDS encoding FliG C-terminal domain-containing protein produces the protein MAPSSGPNKAALAYQILGQYLPDEVFAHLSDAEIESLLLKVERNPSPTKGQEKDILLSFTNFLQKKGKISQPAYQNPKLQHKVPTKIDPNDGKELQRPGFGSTEPKGIFEDPRMISHHQAPFPETNELYSLLEQILKEESEKTGPLWSELPQFSTEMLRSLTRDESSEVVARVLSFSDPETASEVLAEYPETHREEIILALAEIDYHSDRERDQLERFLRFKKELIEKKMPVSKIRSRKAKTAGEILTRLPFLPSQNLIERIQKKSPEYAETIVEHYFRLEDLLHLGRTSLTRFFSEIHPLVIACALKGVETEFRDQVYSNLESWLVKEIKIEWDSLGPVSLAEIEEAQKGILDRLREAMDEGKVKLWRLK, from the coding sequence TGGCGTACCAAATTTTAGGCCAATACTTGCCGGATGAAGTGTTCGCCCATCTCTCAGATGCAGAAATCGAATCTTTACTCCTCAAAGTGGAGAGGAATCCTTCTCCCACCAAAGGCCAAGAAAAAGATATTCTCTTGTCCTTTACGAATTTTCTGCAGAAGAAAGGAAAGATCTCTCAACCAGCGTATCAAAATCCAAAGTTACAACACAAGGTTCCGACAAAAATAGATCCAAATGATGGCAAGGAACTCCAAAGACCAGGCTTTGGGAGCACGGAACCTAAAGGAATCTTCGAAGACCCTCGAATGATCTCCCATCACCAAGCCCCTTTTCCGGAAACGAACGAATTATACTCACTCTTGGAACAAATCTTAAAAGAAGAATCGGAGAAAACAGGGCCTCTTTGGTCAGAACTACCGCAATTTTCCACAGAGATGCTCCGAAGCCTGACTCGAGATGAATCCTCAGAGGTGGTGGCACGTGTACTTAGTTTTTCAGACCCAGAAACGGCATCCGAGGTGCTCGCAGAATACCCAGAAACGCACCGGGAAGAAATCATTTTGGCACTTGCCGAGATCGATTACCACTCTGACAGAGAACGGGACCAACTCGAACGTTTCCTGCGCTTCAAAAAGGAACTCATTGAGAAAAAAATGCCAGTTTCCAAAATTCGAAGCCGGAAAGCCAAAACCGCGGGGGAAATTCTCACCAGGCTTCCTTTTTTGCCATCTCAAAATTTAATTGAACGAATTCAGAAAAAAAGCCCAGAATATGCCGAAACTATAGTAGAACACTACTTTCGTTTGGAAGACCTCCTTCATTTAGGAAGGACAAGTCTCACTCGATTTTTTTCTGAGATTCACCCGTTAGTCATTGCTTGTGCATTGAAGGGAGTGGAAACGGAATTTCGTGACCAAGTTTATTCCAATTTGGAATCATGGCTTGTGAAAGAAATAAAGATCGAATGGGATTCGTTAGGTCCTGTTTCTCTTGCAGAGATTGAAGAAGCTCAAAAAGGCATCTTAGATCGTTTACGAGAAGCAATGGATGAAGGCAAAGTGAAACTTTGGAGATTGAAGTAA
- the fliH gene encoding flagellar assembly protein FliH — MAKLVFKPIQIADLQEEVEIQLPDKYKKFHKADEQEDFEIDQEGNIIEQYQGPSIEEIEAELQRYRQETEEQVRQLLEDAKKQAKAIEEEGRTKAFQMVQDSKEKIKLEEDSGRAKAEQILDRAKMEVERMIKEAEMKQAEIEHEAYQKGYDAGREVGFKKGQGEVRRLIDRLGTIIGKAIDIREEMIAASEKQMVEMILVIARKVIKDEIIERKEIVLNNIREAMKRIKDRDRIDIRVNFADLELTTAHKDELIKLMESLRKVNIYEDSRVDRGGVIIETDVGAIDARISTQLKEIEEAIRNVEPI; from the coding sequence ATGGCAAAACTAGTCTTTAAACCCATTCAAATTGCCGACTTACAAGAAGAAGTTGAAATCCAACTTCCTGATAAGTACAAAAAATTTCATAAAGCAGACGAACAAGAAGACTTCGAGATAGACCAAGAAGGGAATATCATCGAACAATACCAAGGACCATCGATTGAAGAGATCGAAGCAGAGCTCCAAAGGTATCGCCAAGAAACAGAAGAACAAGTCCGCCAATTATTAGAAGATGCTAAAAAACAAGCAAAAGCCATTGAAGAAGAAGGTAGAACCAAAGCCTTCCAAATGGTGCAAGACTCCAAAGAAAAAATCAAATTAGAAGAAGATTCTGGCCGAGCAAAAGCGGAACAAATCTTAGATCGTGCGAAGATGGAAGTTGAACGTATGATCAAAGAAGCCGAAATGAAACAGGCTGAGATTGAACACGAAGCGTATCAAAAAGGATATGATGCCGGTCGTGAAGTTGGATTCAAAAAAGGCCAGGGGGAAGTAAGACGACTCATTGACCGTTTGGGAACCATCATTGGTAAAGCAATCGACATTCGTGAAGAGATGATTGCAGCTTCCGAAAAACAAATGGTAGAGATGATTCTCGTCATCGCAAGAAAAGTCATCAAAGACGAAATCATTGAACGTAAAGAAATTGTACTCAATAACATTCGTGAGGCGATGAAACGAATCAAAGACCGTGACCGTATTGACATTCGTGTGAACTTCGCTGATTTAGAACTCACAACCGCCCACAAAGACGAACTCATCAAACTCATGGAATCACTGCGTAAAGTCAACATCTACGAAGACTCACGTGTTGACCGTGGCGGAGTCATCATCGAAACTGATGTGGGAGCAATCGACGCAAGGATCTCAACTCAGCTCAAAGAAATCGAAGAGGCAATTCGAAACGTAGAACCAATATGA
- a CDS encoding ATP-binding protein has protein sequence MISKTRIYQFFFGFALFLSPTIAGLVAEPCGTMISSFEKPVILKTDWLFRKGDNLDWRDETVEETFWVKRSVPDYGISKTENLTGYHWYRCSFYLPDNYTTPVEPIAIQLGRIRDIDEFYLNGTLIDKTGNVLPRLEVDFQKIRIYSLPTHLLKPGLNVMAIRIYAATNLNGLKEAPTIGKERILRESVFSKELFAMVCGYVFIFMGIYFLVGSIVRGRAGENFFFALFSIFMGIYVLIRTQHRDILFESFTWSYVAELLVLICLPVFFINFMHQYLKLKRNLVLLVYEVFLSVLFIVTLFFRNPKTWILVIALFNYALPIAMGLVIYLFVKNGKTNIKKVKFILIGIACLLPTILIDSLSALEIISMPGTLYLGFLIFLVMISIQLSNDIVLGLENFIEQEKDLIQMERVKTGFLINLSSEFKSGMEKIKTAIDNITTSNGKTIEKELPKPKAKKAAKKKRNLTAVKQSGDPIKQAEDHISYMSYMVEEAILLKRLEERTYIPFYETFSVVELIKNCVASVENHLGQHRKNTFIDVKPNDLDIYFPKELLFCILRNLVENAYQYTDPKTDIHIEFYNRDGFHQLVVMDEGMGLSQIEMETIFQKFVRGYQDKKSEIPGAGIGLTLVEASANFLSGTVSLKSSEGMGAKFTIRIPEKPKK, from the coding sequence ATGATTTCGAAAACCCGCATTTACCAATTCTTTTTCGGGTTCGCATTGTTTCTGTCTCCAACAATCGCAGGTTTGGTGGCAGAACCATGTGGAACGATGATCTCCTCTTTTGAAAAACCTGTCATATTAAAAACCGATTGGCTCTTTCGAAAAGGTGATAACTTAGATTGGCGAGATGAGACCGTCGAAGAAACATTTTGGGTCAAACGATCGGTTCCGGACTATGGAATTTCCAAAACGGAAAACTTAACTGGTTATCACTGGTATCGATGTTCTTTTTATCTGCCTGACAATTATACAACACCAGTAGAACCAATTGCGATCCAATTGGGACGAATTCGTGACATTGATGAATTCTATTTGAATGGAACTTTGATTGATAAAACGGGAAATGTTTTACCACGACTTGAAGTTGATTTTCAAAAAATTCGAATCTATTCTTTGCCAACTCACCTCTTAAAACCTGGTTTAAATGTAATGGCAATTCGGATTTATGCCGCTACCAATTTGAATGGTTTAAAAGAAGCACCCACAATTGGTAAAGAACGTATATTGCGTGAATCCGTTTTTTCAAAAGAACTTTTTGCCATGGTCTGCGGGTATGTTTTTATATTTATGGGAATCTACTTTTTAGTTGGTTCCATTGTACGAGGAAGGGCTGGCGAAAATTTCTTCTTTGCACTCTTTTCTATCTTCATGGGAATTTATGTTCTCATTCGTACGCAACACCGAGACATTTTATTTGAAAGTTTCACTTGGTCCTATGTTGCAGAACTATTAGTTCTCATATGTTTACCTGTATTTTTTATTAACTTCATGCATCAATATTTGAAGTTAAAACGAAATCTCGTGCTTCTTGTATATGAAGTATTTTTGTCGGTTTTATTTATCGTCACCTTATTCTTCCGAAATCCCAAAACATGGATTTTGGTAATTGCTTTGTTTAATTATGCATTACCGATTGCTATGGGTCTTGTGATTTATTTGTTTGTGAAAAACGGGAAAACAAATATCAAAAAAGTTAAATTTATTTTGATTGGAATCGCTTGTTTATTACCTACAATTTTAATCGATAGTTTATCTGCTTTAGAGATCATTTCTATGCCTGGAACATTGTATCTAGGTTTTTTGATTTTTCTTGTGATGATATCCATACAACTCTCGAATGATATTGTACTTGGTCTTGAGAATTTTATTGAACAAGAAAAAGACCTCATTCAAATGGAGAGAGTCAAAACAGGATTTTTAATTAATCTATCTTCCGAATTCAAGTCTGGAATGGAAAAAATTAAAACAGCGATTGATAATATCACCACGAGCAATGGTAAAACAATCGAAAAAGAACTCCCGAAACCAAAAGCTAAAAAGGCGGCAAAGAAAAAAAGGAACCTGACCGCCGTAAAACAAAGCGGAGATCCAATTAAACAAGCGGAAGATCACATATCTTACATGAGTTATATGGTAGAAGAAGCGATTCTACTCAAACGATTGGAAGAAAGAACTTATATACCGTTTTATGAAACTTTTTCCGTTGTTGAACTCATTAAAAATTGTGTCGCAAGTGTAGAAAACCACCTCGGCCAACATAGAAAAAATACGTTCATTGATGTCAAACCCAACGATTTAGATATTTATTTCCCTAAAGAACTATTATTTTGTATCTTAAGAAATCTTGTAGAAAACGCATACCAATACACGGATCCTAAAACAGACATTCATATTGAATTCTATAATCGAGATGGTTTTCATCAATTGGTTGTAATGGATGAGGGTATGGGTCTTAGTCAAATTGAAATGGAGACCATTTTTCAAAAATTTGTCAGAGGTTATCAGGACAAAAAAAGTGAAATCCCTGGTGCTGGAATTGGGTTAACATTGGTGGAAGCATCTGCTAACTTTTTATCAGGAACTGTTAGTTTAAAATCTAGCGAAGGAATGGGAGCCAAGTTCACGATACGTATCCCAGAAAAACCAAAAAAATGA
- a CDS encoding 7TM diverse intracellular signaling domain-containing protein, whose translation MKLSRFYRLFVFLFFFLSINCSRTTDENTIVLKLDGEDWGIYFNDNADLLNPEFNPNNLDITNVPNNFRNLNKSYRGSIWIRKSFEITTEQHQKSLALQLGKVYQSDEVFVNGVLIGKNNSAFGKDPEEYAFGRPRIYPIPHDLLLEGENVLIIKIDSSLSTSAGIITGPIRIVTYEEALNGNLYDSLVELIFVGFYLFIALFFFINFFNLRDKKEYLSFSVLALIFSGYELCKNEVRFLIFNHFAILKFIEYSFLLILPYGFIKFIQDFFELKPFRYQRIYLISQFLFITLFLIIQDPVFWYNFIGYWDIHLLAVIGYAIYVTLIKFREQKRGSAIHLLALIYLLYSILKEILIERGYLNSPSSLETSFLVYLILMTLALRFQFLMMKRKLQNRYERLKEADSLREKIFFYMDAMISGPLKSMKEKLAAYRESNQKSKDKNLVKEVIEVQESIDNVMDDIIELSRLEVLKEVPFKEQVNFISFINDVIPEDDITYSIKVNPETEIFNSLDLINSVVVRLVDFPPFKEFNHNDLIITQDLKGNVHFRFLLFHSNSKVAQKLFNELSENYNQLTPIKVKWAIILEIVRLLGAKIDFKIIKKKYLKIDLGIEAIVPVSELKPIKDSNHNEKINVNSQKPEKEDWRVTLKRIWKFLKETEIKIPNFKRKK comes from the coding sequence ATGAAACTCTCACGCTTCTATCGCCTTTTCGTATTCCTATTCTTTTTTCTATCCATCAATTGTTCCAGAACGACAGATGAAAATACCATTGTATTGAAGTTAGATGGTGAAGATTGGGGTATCTATTTTAATGATAACGCCGACCTCTTAAACCCAGAATTCAATCCAAATAATTTAGACATTACTAATGTACCTAATAATTTTCGTAACTTAAATAAGTCCTATCGAGGATCCATTTGGATTCGCAAAAGTTTTGAAATCACAACGGAACAGCATCAAAAATCATTGGCTTTGCAATTGGGTAAAGTATACCAATCGGATGAAGTTTTTGTCAATGGTGTCTTAATTGGTAAAAACAATTCAGCATTTGGAAAAGATCCAGAAGAGTACGCTTTTGGAAGGCCTAGAATTTATCCGATCCCGCACGACTTATTGCTCGAGGGCGAAAATGTTTTAATTATCAAAATCGATTCTTCTCTTTCAACATCAGCCGGTATTATCACTGGACCTATTCGAATTGTGACGTATGAAGAAGCTCTTAATGGGAACTTATATGATTCGTTAGTTGAATTAATTTTTGTTGGATTTTATCTATTCATTGCTTTATTCTTCTTTATCAACTTCTTTAACCTACGAGATAAAAAAGAGTACTTGAGTTTCAGCGTGTTAGCGTTGATCTTTTCAGGATATGAACTTTGCAAAAATGAAGTTCGATTCTTGATATTCAATCATTTTGCAATATTAAAATTCATAGAATATTCCTTTTTACTGATACTTCCTTATGGCTTTATCAAATTCATCCAAGACTTTTTCGAATTAAAGCCATTTCGATATCAAAGAATTTATCTAATCTCTCAATTTCTCTTCATTACGTTATTTTTGATCATTCAAGATCCAGTGTTCTGGTATAATTTTATTGGATATTGGGATATCCACCTACTTGCTGTCATTGGTTATGCAATCTATGTGACTCTCATCAAGTTTCGGGAACAAAAACGTGGATCAGCAATCCATTTACTTGCACTCATATATTTACTCTATTCGATTCTAAAAGAAATATTAATCGAAAGAGGTTACTTAAATTCACCTTCTTCACTCGAAACTAGCTTTTTAGTCTATTTGATTTTGATGACTCTTGCACTTAGATTCCAGTTTTTAATGATGAAACGAAAACTTCAAAATCGATACGAGAGATTGAAGGAAGCAGATTCTCTTCGCGAAAAAATCTTCTTTTACATGGATGCGATGATTTCTGGACCGTTAAAATCAATGAAGGAAAAATTGGCGGCGTACCGAGAGTCGAACCAGAAATCAAAAGATAAAAACTTAGTCAAAGAAGTGATTGAAGTCCAAGAATCTATTGACAATGTGATGGATGATATCATTGAGCTCTCTAGATTAGAAGTTTTAAAAGAAGTACCTTTCAAAGAACAAGTCAATTTTATTTCCTTCATCAATGATGTAATCCCGGAGGATGATATTACTTATTCCATTAAGGTAAATCCTGAAACAGAAATTTTTAACAGTTTAGATTTAATCAACTCTGTTGTTGTACGACTCGTCGATTTTCCTCCGTTCAAAGAGTTTAACCATAATGACTTAATTATCACTCAAGATTTAAAAGGAAATGTACATTTTCGATTCTTATTATTCCATAGCAACTCTAAAGTAGCCCAAAAACTTTTCAATGAACTGTCCGAAAATTATAACCAGCTAACTCCAATCAAAGTCAAGTGGGCAATCATTTTGGAAATTGTGCGCCTCTTAGGTGCAAAGATTGATTTTAAAATCATCAAGAAAAAATATTTAAAAATTGATTTAGGAATTGAGGCAATTGTACCTGTTTCTGAATTAAAACCAATTAAAGATTCCAATCACAACGAAAAAATAAATGTCAATTCGCAAAAACCTGAGAAAGAAGATTGGCGCGTAACATTAAAAAGAATTTGGAAATTCCTAAAAGAAACAGAAATAAAAATCCCCAATTTTAAAAGGAAAAAGTAG
- a CDS encoding Crp/Fnr family transcriptional regulator, whose amino-acid sequence MIIQHITKSSPESLLKAFAGCMELTFEKDEFLFHAGDHVTHMDLLVNGDLQVFKYDGNSNEVTLTFFRPVCIIAEWAVIQGIPYPASARFIKKSTILRMPLSEVQNRLNANIELNHILMHSLMNKIDTLNLAINRGLTMDAMQRVAHFLFYGTPDSLSLKQTQMASLLYLRPETFSRILKQLKDQGLVDTQKGEITILDKEGLLKILV is encoded by the coding sequence ATGATCATCCAACACATTACCAAATCAAGTCCAGAATCTTTATTAAAAGCATTTGCTGGATGTATGGAACTTACATTCGAAAAAGATGAATTTTTATTCCATGCTGGTGATCACGTTACCCACATGGATTTACTCGTCAATGGGGATCTCCAAGTGTTCAAATATGATGGAAACAGCAACGAAGTGACATTAACTTTTTTTAGACCTGTTTGTATTATTGCGGAATGGGCTGTGATCCAAGGGATTCCTTATCCAGCTTCTGCAAGATTTATAAAAAAAAGTACAATCTTAAGAATGCCTCTTTCAGAAGTTCAAAATCGATTGAATGCTAATATCGAACTTAACCACATTCTAATGCACTCTTTAATGAATAAAATTGATACTCTTAATTTAGCAATCAACCGTGGCCTTACCATGGATGCAATGCAACGAGTTGCTCATTTTTTATTTTACGGAACCCCTGATTCTCTATCCCTAAAACAAACCCAAATGGCCTCGTTACTATATTTAAGACCTGAAACTTTCTCAAGAATCCTAAAACAGCTGAAAGACCAAGGACTCGTTGATACACAGAAAGGTGAAATTACAATCTTGGATAAAGAAGGATTGTTAAAAATTTTAGTTTAA
- a CDS encoding NnrS family protein, which translates to MKNPFFESSFWNTAFRPFFWFGSLYGILIVGLWLFVLSNMIPNPIQINSIHWHSYEMVFGFTKAIVMGFLFTAVQNWTNTTILKGKSLFYLLTFWLLGRISFYSFGFLGYISFGFDICSDLMVIYLLIPKLIVPAQKHNRPILYHYACFTFFHLMSALSAYSILNPEFTLLFIHLTIYVVLFLILIIGGRVVPFFSGVVIQGYSFKRMAKLESLLLYLPFLFYFVKLLQGSLGISHLIPLDSFSGFHPLGFTIFGFISFLVIFSLFVSNSIRYLSWKPWKSYQRPILWILYVGYLWVCIGFLLYSLSEINLFPVSSAIHSLTVGGIGVFIYGMITRVSLGHTGRTIVASPLTVFAYFLLNLSVLVRVVLPLFHQYKYAYYLSGIGWIICFVLFIVQYSRILFSPRPDGKPS; encoded by the coding sequence ATGAAGAATCCTTTTTTTGAATCCAGTTTTTGGAATACTGCATTTCGACCTTTTTTCTGGTTTGGATCTCTATATGGAATCCTCATTGTAGGATTATGGTTATTCGTACTTTCGAATATGATACCAAATCCGATTCAAATTAATTCCATTCATTGGCATTCTTATGAGATGGTGTTTGGGTTTACAAAAGCGATAGTAATGGGTTTTTTGTTTACCGCTGTTCAAAATTGGACCAATACAACCATTCTAAAAGGAAAATCTCTTTTTTATTTACTCACCTTTTGGTTGTTAGGTCGAATTTCATTCTACTCGTTTGGATTTTTGGGGTACATATCATTCGGATTTGATATATGTTCTGATCTTATGGTCATTTACCTGCTTATTCCAAAACTAATTGTCCCTGCACAAAAACACAATCGACCGATTCTCTATCATTATGCATGTTTCACGTTTTTTCACTTGATGAGTGCTCTATCCGCTTATTCAATTTTGAATCCTGAATTTACTTTACTTTTTATCCATTTGACCATTTATGTAGTTCTTTTTTTGATCCTCATCATTGGTGGACGTGTTGTTCCATTTTTTTCAGGTGTAGTCATCCAAGGTTATTCGTTCAAACGGATGGCAAAATTGGAATCTCTCCTCCTTTATTTACCGTTTTTGTTTTACTTTGTGAAACTTTTGCAAGGTTCTCTAGGAATCTCTCATTTGATTCCTTTGGACTCATTCTCAGGATTTCATCCATTGGGATTTACAATTTTTGGTTTTATATCCTTCCTTGTTATTTTTTCCTTATTCGTTTCCAATTCAATTCGTTATCTTTCTTGGAAACCATGGAAGTCGTATCAAAGACCGATCCTTTGGATTCTATACGTGGGTTATTTATGGGTTTGTATTGGATTTTTATTATATAGCCTATCGGAAATCAATTTATTTCCTGTTTCCTCTGCCATCCATAGTTTAACGGTAGGTGGAATTGGAGTATTTATCTATGGAATGATCACGAGAGTGAGTTTAGGACATACAGGTCGAACCATTGTTGCTTCGCCACTCACCGTTTTTGCTTATTTTTTACTTAACCTTTCTGTATTGGTTCGTGTGGTTTTGCCTTTGTTTCATCAATACAAGTATGCCTATTATCTTTCTGGAATCGGTTGGATTATCTGTTTTGTTCTATTTATAGTTCAGTATAGCAGGATACTCTTTTCGCCAAGGCCAGATGGGAAACCTTCCTAA
- a CDS encoding nitric oxide reductase activation protein NorD, with amino-acid sequence MEWDQFIFYQGHKLWKKLKTKLTPPNPYFAYRIETEEIKIIRYLQTLRKETTSIVYGGETISLGQNFLKFPETIHWYLSEKETKIHVRILLAYLSCLFDRKFVSVFSTNADLERSDSNKEIFQRGKDGNPRQKGLEEDSFYQSFRSFLKRYPGAYSDWKEIRKERLSLRKKDPQQYQTIVSSFYHANRSLSNSKMNIPLGKDFVSYKQKPKIESKESKQKLDPSDAELLEVDEKKIEEYTLGHNFEKIETVEEFDGQWRDIDGEEDMEEEEALEELNLKHIIRTEDPVHTTRTSESGAGTLLEILEDTSKEKPFLYPEWNYKLKQYKSNYCSVIEEFPKSLDSSYTISVLEKQHRTLLLLKKKMTALFNQTRIKRRLVSGADIDLDAIVDRYADLKAKKSPSEAIYMNPIRDVSDIALYFLMDLSLSTDSWIHEKRILDVERESLLLFSECLEELKIPFGIAGFYSRTRNHNQFIHLKQMNESWMVVRDRLGPLSPIGYTRVGPSLRHTNSLLKDSGYKQKWIILITDARPNDYDQYEGKYGIEDVNKAVGECLLNGVQVYTLAIGTEEKPTIPAMMRNASYQMLFHPERLLDSLQEFFRRAIKS; translated from the coding sequence TTGGAATGGGACCAATTTATATTCTACCAAGGTCATAAACTTTGGAAGAAACTGAAAACCAAACTAACTCCGCCAAATCCATACTTTGCATACCGAATAGAGACAGAGGAAATCAAAATCATTCGTTATCTACAAACCTTACGAAAAGAGACCACCTCTATAGTGTATGGTGGTGAAACAATTTCTCTCGGGCAAAATTTTTTAAAATTTCCAGAAACAATCCATTGGTATCTTTCTGAAAAAGAAACAAAAATACATGTTAGGATTTTACTTGCCTATTTGTCTTGTCTGTTTGATCGAAAATTTGTTTCTGTATTTTCCACTAACGCTGATCTGGAAAGATCTGATTCAAATAAGGAAATCTTTCAAAGAGGTAAAGATGGGAATCCGAGGCAAAAAGGCTTGGAGGAGGATTCTTTTTATCAATCCTTCCGATCGTTTCTAAAACGATACCCTGGTGCCTATTCCGATTGGAAAGAAATTAGAAAGGAAAGATTGTCTCTGCGGAAAAAAGATCCACAACAATACCAAACCATCGTTTCCAGTTTCTATCATGCCAACAGATCACTATCCAATTCGAAAATGAACATTCCATTGGGGAAAGATTTTGTATCATACAAACAGAAACCAAAAATAGAATCGAAGGAATCCAAACAGAAGTTAGATCCCAGTGACGCAGAACTATTAGAGGTGGATGAGAAAAAAATCGAGGAATATACTCTTGGTCATAATTTCGAGAAAATTGAAACAGTTGAAGAGTTTGATGGACAGTGGAGGGATATTGATGGTGAAGAAGATATGGAAGAGGAAGAAGCACTGGAAGAACTCAACCTCAAACATATCATTCGTACGGAAGATCCTGTTCATACCACAAGAACAAGTGAGTCTGGCGCAGGTACTTTACTGGAAATTCTAGAAGATACTAGCAAAGAAAAACCTTTTTTGTATCCAGAATGGAATTACAAACTGAAGCAATATAAATCAAACTATTGTTCCGTGATCGAAGAATTCCCAAAATCATTGGATTCTTCCTATACGATAAGTGTTTTAGAAAAACAACATCGAACTCTGTTGTTGTTAAAGAAAAAAATGACAGCATTATTTAACCAAACACGAATTAAAAGACGTTTAGTTTCAGGTGCCGATATCGATTTAGATGCAATTGTAGATCGTTATGCGGATTTAAAAGCCAAAAAAAGTCCATCGGAAGCGATTTACATGAATCCGATTCGGGATGTTTCGGATATTGCTTTATATTTTTTAATGGATTTGAGTTTGTCAACAGACTCATGGATTCATGAGAAAAGAATTTTGGATGTAGAGAGAGAAAGTTTATTACTTTTTTCCGAATGTTTAGAGGAATTAAAGATTCCTTTTGGGATTGCTGGATTTTATTCTCGGACTAGAAATCATAACCAGTTCATACACCTGAAACAAATGAACGAATCATGGATGGTTGTGCGCGATCGATTAGGACCGTTGTCACCCATCGGTTACACAAGAGTTGGCCCTTCTCTTCGTCATACAAACAGTCTCCTCAAAGATTCTGGTTATAAACAAAAATGGATTATTTTAATTACGGATGCAAGACCAAATGATTATGACCAATACGAAGGAAAGTACGGAATCGAGGATGTCAATAAAGCCGTCGGAGAATGTTTGTTAAATGGAGTACAGGTATATACTTTAGCGATTGGAACGGAAGAAAAACCAACTATCCCTGCTATGATGCGAAATGCAAGTTATCAAATGTTATTTCATCCAGAGAGGCTCCTCGATTCCTTACAGGAATTTTTCCGAAGAGCCATCAAAAGTTAA
- a CDS encoding CbbQ/NirQ/NorQ/GpvN family protein: MLTTKIPYYEPTGKEVEIFQMAAENSLPLLLKGPTGSGKSRFLEFMAHQMGRKLITILCNDETSSVDLVGRFIVKGADTVWMDGPLTTGVKEGAIVYLDEIAEARPDTLVTIHSLTDHRRTLFIERKNEEIIAHLNFLLVASYNPGYQKGFKELKPSTKQRFLSMDFPYPKSSVEEKIIVGETGISDSIAKKLVQFAHLVRKKPELGLAETVSTRLLVSCAKLIGKGLPPRLAGRTAIILPLTDDDDTVTALQDSFDLIF, translated from the coding sequence ATGTTAACAACAAAAATTCCCTATTACGAACCAACCGGTAAGGAAGTGGAAATTTTTCAAATGGCGGCGGAGAATTCTCTACCGCTTTTGTTAAAAGGACCAACTGGCTCTGGAAAATCCCGCTTTTTAGAATTTATGGCACACCAAATGGGCCGAAAGCTCATTACGATTTTATGCAATGATGAAACTTCCTCGGTTGATTTGGTGGGACGTTTTATTGTGAAAGGTGCAGATACTGTTTGGATGGATGGTCCTCTGACAACAGGTGTCAAAGAGGGAGCCATAGTTTATTTGGATGAAATTGCAGAAGCAAGACCAGATACTCTTGTAACAATCCACTCGTTAACAGACCATAGACGGACATTATTCATTGAAAGAAAAAATGAAGAAATCATAGCTCATTTGAATTTTTTGCTGGTAGCCTCTTATAACCCTGGTTACCAAAAAGGATTTAAAGAACTTAAGCCATCCACCAAACAACGTTTCTTAAGTATGGATTTCCCATATCCAAAATCTTCTGTCGAAGAGAAAATCATTGTCGGGGAAACAGGGATATCGGATTCGATTGCAAAAAAATTAGTTCAGTTTGCTCACTTAGTTCGTAAAAAACCGGAGTTGGGACTTGCCGAAACAGTATCCACTCGTTTGCTAGTTTCTTGTGCCAAACTGATTGGCAAAGGCTTACCTCCTCGACTTGCAGGACGAACCGCTATTATTTTGCCGTTAACCGACGATGACGATACAGTGACAGCCTTACAAGATAGTTTTGATTTAATTTTTTAG